The proteins below come from a single Streptococcus canis genomic window:
- the spx gene encoding transcriptional regulator Spx — MIKIYTISSCTSCKKAKTWLNAHKLPYKEQNLGKEPLAKEDILAILSKTENGVESIVSSKNRYAKALNCDIEELSVSEVIDLIQDNPRILKSPILIDDKRLQVGYKEDDIRAFLPRSIRNIENTEARLRAAL; from the coding sequence ATGATTAAAATTTATACGATTTCAAGTTGTACGAGCTGTAAAAAGGCAAAAACTTGGTTAAATGCCCACAAGCTCCCTTATAAAGAACAGAATTTAGGAAAAGAACCATTAGCAAAAGAAGACATTTTAGCAATCTTATCAAAAACTGAAAATGGCGTGGAAAGTATCGTTTCGTCTAAAAATCGATATGCCAAGGCTCTTAACTGTGATATTGAAGAGTTAAGTGTCAGTGAAGTGATTGATTTGATTCAGGACAACCCTCGTATTCTTAAAAGTCCTATTTTGATTGATGATAAACGTCTTCAAGTGGGGTATAAAGAAGATGATATTCGGGCTTTCCTCCCTCGCTCTATTCGTAATATTGAAAATACTGAAGCACGTTTACGTGCCGCACTTTAA